The genomic stretch AACTTCCTATAGTCAAGAAGGTGATGCCTTGAAACCTAAAAGAGTTAATCTTTGATGGAAACTTTCTCAAATCATACCTATCCACCTTTTAAAAATCAGGGCTGCTTCCCTTTTGTTTAGTTGTGATTCTGTCTGAAACTTCGGAGCCTTGCCTTTATAAAGTGTTTTGTGATATTTCAAGAATAGCATTCTGTATTTGTATTTGTCAATAAACATTTTTCCTTTTTCCATCATTGCCACAACTTCATTGGCACGAATGAAAAATCCACCCCTCACAAATGTATACAACACAGAATCCAGAAGTTCCTGATCAAACTTAATGGAGGATGAAGAAGCAAGCCCTTTCATCTCACCCCACAGCTCTGTTACCTCCAGATATTTCCCCCCAACAGCAGCATACCCAGTGACCATAGAATGGAAAGTTTGTGCATTAGGTGAATGACCTAAGCTTCTCATCTTGTTTAGAGCCTTTTCTGCATCTTGCATTAGTCTCTTCTTACAAAAGAAGTGGATTACATTATTCCAGTCATGAACTCCACAATCCACTTTCTGTCCGTCCTTGATTTCCTGCACCAGCTTTGTCACCAGTGCAGCTTCGTCTGTCTCTGTAACACTTTTAGCCAGCATGCCAGAGTATTGTTGACTAACTTTTGGAATCCTAGCTTCTTTCATTTCTTTAAAAAGTTGGAGTGCTCCCTGTGTGTCTTCCTCGAGCACCCTGGATTGGATCATTGCCTCATAAGAGCTCGAGTCAAGCTGTATACCAGCCTTCCTAGCATCTCTCAGAAGTGACGTGACATCTGCAGTCCTATTCGCTACACAATATGCTTTCAGAAGAGAAGCATATACAGATGAACCGGTTCTAACTCCAGCTAGACGCATCTCATCAAGGAGATCATGTGCTTGGTCCAACCATCCAAGTGATATGCACGAATTAATAACATGAACCAAAGCTGAATTGTCATTGGAAAATGGGGAGTCTTCTCTTTCTGCCTTGAGAAGAAACACTGCCAAGTCCTTGGTCTTACCAGATTCTAAAAAAGCTTTAACTAATTTCACATAAATTGTTTCAGTTGGTTGCAGTATACCATGTACGGTTGTAATCAAATTGACCTGCATCTGCAATTTAGCAGATAAAGAGCCAAGAACAGCTTTGGACTCCGCTTCAAGTTTTAAGAAGTTTCGATCTTTGGAGAACTCCTCATAAGATAAGATAAATTTTCTTATCAGCTGCTCATCTTTGACAATCTCCAAATCTTTACTGATGCTCAAACTAGGAGAATAGTTGTGATCAATTTTAGCTGAATCAACCAAGAATTTAGCAGATGCAAGAGAATTTCTTGCTTCCTTTGCTTTTCTAAGCATTTCCAAAACCATATTGGATGCAGAATCGAGATCCCCAAATTTCAAATGGCATGTAAGCAAACAATTATAGAACTGACGGAACTGTATATCAGTCAAGTTTGAAGCTTCCTCTATGTGCCTCTGCAGCTTCATGAGCTCGTCTCTCCGCCCATTTCTCTCATATACACGAGCCATTGTTATCAGTAAGTTCGCGTCAGCTTTGACACCAATTCGAGGCATCATATCAAGAAGCTGCTCTGCCTTCCTAGATTTTTCAAATACAAGACACCCTGCCAACGCAATATTAAAGGCATTGGTGTTTGGTTTCATGGAAATCAAAGGTGCATTGTTCTTTTTACGAGGATCCACTCTGTTATTTTGGAATAAATAACCTATTTCAAGAATCAACTCGGCAGCAAGGAAACTTCCCTCTGCTGTTTGTGACATATGAGCCAAAACTGCAGACCAAGCAGTAACAGGAGGAAAATGCTCCATATCAATCATCTTTCTTAAAATGGTTGATGCCATAACTGGTAGTCTGACTTTCGCAAGGCCAAAGCTAAGGTAGATAAGCACCTCCTTCTCTAACAAGTCTTCTCTACCATCTTCACTAGCACGATGTACCAATTCATAAGCTTTTTCTAGCCATCCAATATCAAGGCTTTCCACATAACTAGTTATAACCATGTTGAAGAGAGATTTTCTAGGAAATCCCTCCATGTGCTTATGCTGCTCAAGTAATTTCCAAGAATAATCTAATTGGTTGCCATTGATGGCATTTTGTATTTCTATAGTAACTTTGGCAGGGTCTTGAGCCTGCACCAGGATTCTTTCAGCCATACTTGAGATATATAGTCTTTGAATAAAGAATTTATTC from Lathyrus oleraceus cultivar Zhongwan6 chromosome 7, CAAS_Psat_ZW6_1.0, whole genome shotgun sequence encodes the following:
- the LOC127105732 gene encoding pentatricopeptide repeat-containing protein At1g03100, mitochondrial, whose translation is MLVIRKLKTGPDLSSVLCFVIANCNYGTVQVSSNRSMQSIVKFVGPCLAKSSSKTLLLGFKNKFFIQRLYISSMAERILVQAQDPAKVTIEIQNAINGNQLDYSWKLLEQHKHMEGFPRKSLFNMVITSYVESLDIGWLEKAYELVHRASEDGREDLLEKEVLIYLSFGLAKVRLPVMASTILRKMIDMEHFPPVTAWSAVLAHMSQTAEGSFLAAELILEIGYLFQNNRVDPRKKNNAPLISMKPNTNAFNIALAGCLVFEKSRKAEQLLDMMPRIGVKADANLLITMARVYERNGRRDELMKLQRHIEEASNLTDIQFRQFYNCLLTCHLKFGDLDSASNMVLEMLRKAKEARNSLASAKFLVDSAKIDHNYSPSLSISKDLEIVKDEQLIRKFILSYEEFSKDRNFLKLEAESKAVLGSLSAKLQMQVNLITTVHGILQPTETIYVKLVKAFLESGKTKDLAVFLLKAEREDSPFSNDNSALVHVINSCISLGWLDQAHDLLDEMRLAGVRTGSSVYASLLKAYCVANRTADVTSLLRDARKAGIQLDSSSYEAMIQSRVLEEDTQGALQLFKEMKEARIPKVSQQYSGMLAKSVTETDEAALVTKLVQEIKDGQKVDCGVHDWNNVIHFFCKKRLMQDAEKALNKMRSLGHSPNAQTFHSMVTGYAAVGGKYLEVTELWGEMKGLASSSSIKFDQELLDSVLYTFVRGGFFIRANEVVAMMEKGKMFIDKYKYRMLFLKYHKTLYKGKAPKFQTESQLNKREAALIFKRWIDFKRMVHKQYLAGEAPESCLIQL